The Geminocystis sp. NIES-3708 genomic sequence TTAAGGCTTTACAGGATTATTTCTAATATTTTTAGTGGGGTGGTGCTAACTGCCCTACTTTTGAGGGCTAGACTTTTTAAATTTGTAGTAAAAATGCATTTTTAAAAGTCGCTTTAGCAGATTTCGGCTATTAGCTTTGTCAATTTATTGCAAAGCGGTTTATGATTCGATCCTATGAATTAATTTAAGAAATTTTGATGAAATTTTAGGAAAAGTTCGATCTGACATTTTATCTTAGGTTATATATCATGGTATGCCAAGAAATAAATTTCATGGCTCATAGCAAAAGTCTGCTAAAGCGACTAAGAGAAAAAATATTTTTTCGTTATGATCAAAAATTATTTCAGAGATGTATATAAAAATAAATCGTGGCTTTATGGCGTTTATATTATCATCTTGTTTGGGATACAAAAGATAGACTTCCTTTAATCTTACCTAAGTATAAAGATGATTTATACAATTATATAATTGGCAAATCTAATCATTTTGGTTGTATTGTTCATGGTGTTAATGGAATGCCTGATCATCTTCATGTTATTGTTTCTATTCCGCCTAAAATATCTATTTCTGAATATGTGCAAAAAATTAAAGGCAGTACTTCTCATTATCTCACAGAAAAATATTTTTCCTCTTTTCAATGGCAAAAAGGTTACGGAGTTTTTTCTATTAGTCACAAAAATTTAGATCAGGCGATCGCATACGTTAAAAATCAAAAAAAACACCACGCAAATTCTAGGATTATTACCATATTAGAAGAAATCAAAAATGAAGATGATCCTCCTCTTAAATATTCTCAAAAATAAGAATGAAATCATAATCGCTTTAGCGGATTTTCACTATTAGCTTTGTCAATTTATTGCAAAGCGGTTCTTATCTTCATAGAATTCCATTAATTAGAGTACCATATTAGAAAAGATAAAAATGAATCCGCCAAGAAATAAATTTCACGGCTCATAGCAAAAGTCTGCTAAAGCGACTAAC encodes the following:
- the tnpA gene encoding IS200/IS605 family transposase, with the translated sequence MALWRLYYHLVWDTKDRLPLILPKYKDDLYNYIIGKSNHFGCIVHGVNGMPDHLHVIVSIPPKISISEYVQKIKGSTSHYLTEKYFSSFQWQKGYGVFSISHKNLDQAIAYVKNQKKHHANSRIITILEEIKNEDDPPLKYSQK